The following coding sequences are from one Kallotenue papyrolyticum window:
- a CDS encoding STAS domain-containing protein: MTHVDLDRLTQEVAHILRSDVHSPLGSNEGETQRLAAALIAATQAAAQQVDAADAQAVGAQLAENEIAAETVIAVGRALVDAGLPADEAWSALAGLTRGFLTATRERVMAATIADVQATQQREDQLRAVIQELSTPIIPIHQGVLVLPLVGAIDTLRSQEITERLLEEIVRQQADIVIIDITGVTVVDTSVANHLIMTAQAVNLLGSRVIFTGISSTIAQTIVQLGVNLGDVTTLSTLQAGMEYALRQLGLEITELAPTRA; encoded by the coding sequence ATGACGCATGTGGACCTTGATCGCCTGACTCAGGAGGTTGCGCACATCCTGCGCAGCGATGTACACAGCCCGCTTGGCAGCAACGAAGGCGAAACGCAGCGCCTCGCCGCGGCACTGATCGCGGCGACCCAGGCAGCTGCGCAGCAGGTGGACGCGGCAGACGCACAGGCCGTCGGCGCGCAACTGGCCGAAAACGAGATCGCCGCCGAAACCGTGATTGCCGTGGGCCGCGCGCTGGTGGACGCCGGCCTGCCTGCCGACGAAGCCTGGAGTGCACTGGCCGGGCTGACGCGCGGCTTTCTGACTGCCACGCGCGAGCGGGTGATGGCCGCGACCATCGCGGACGTCCAGGCAACGCAACAGCGTGAAGATCAGTTGCGGGCCGTGATTCAGGAGCTCTCCACGCCAATTATCCCGATCCATCAGGGCGTGTTGGTCCTGCCGCTGGTCGGCGCGATCGATACGCTGCGTTCGCAGGAGATCACCGAGCGCTTACTGGAAGAGATCGTGCGTCAGCAGGCCGACATCGTCATCATCGACATCACCGGCGTGACGGTCGTGGACACCTCGGTCGCCAACCACTTGATTATGACGGCGCAGGCGGTCAATCTCCTCGGCTCGCGCGTGATCTTCACCGGCATCAGCAGCACGATTGCCCAGACGATCGTGCAGCTCGGGGTCAATCTCGGCGATGTCACGACTCTCAGTACGCTGCAAGCCGGCATGGAATATGCCCTGCGGCAACTGGGGTTGGAGATCACCGAACTCGCGCCGACCAGGGCATGA
- a CDS encoding NAD-dependent succinate-semialdehyde dehydrogenase: MLIDGAWRAARNGATFAVTNPATGELLAEVPDGGAEETQTAIDAAARALPAWAATPAPARATLLRTVAARMLECQERLATIMTLEQGKPLAEARGEIAYAASFLSWFAGEAERIYGQTVPASVAHKRILILRQPVGVAALITPWNFPTAMLTRKLGPALAAGCTVVCKPAEQTPLSALELGALLQEAGLPPGVVNIITTSDPVPFSTTIFADDRVRKISFTGSTEVGKRLIEQSAAGVKRLSLELGGNAPFIVFDDADLEAAVEGALASKFRNTGQTCVCANRIFVQRGIYARFAERFTERVRALRVGDGLQPDVQIGPLIDQQALAKVRRHVADAVEHGAQVLTGGAPYQAEGLRGAFWTPTVLAEARPDMLVAREETFGPVAPLIPFDSEDEVLRLANDTSYGLAAYFYTRDASRLFRVAEGLEYGIVGANDALPSTAQAPFGGFKQSGLGREGGPTGIDEYLEIKYVSIGL, from the coding sequence ATGCTGATTGACGGTGCGTGGCGCGCGGCGCGTAACGGCGCGACCTTCGCCGTTACCAACCCGGCCACCGGCGAGCTGCTGGCCGAGGTGCCTGACGGTGGTGCAGAGGAGACCCAGACCGCTATCGACGCTGCCGCCCGCGCGCTCCCCGCCTGGGCGGCAACGCCCGCACCGGCGCGCGCGACTCTGCTGCGCACGGTGGCGGCGCGTATGCTGGAATGTCAGGAGCGCCTGGCGACGATTATGACTCTGGAGCAGGGCAAGCCGCTGGCCGAGGCGCGCGGTGAGATCGCCTACGCGGCCAGCTTTCTGAGCTGGTTTGCCGGTGAGGCCGAGCGCATCTATGGGCAGACCGTGCCGGCGTCGGTGGCGCACAAGCGCATCCTGATCCTGCGTCAACCGGTGGGCGTGGCGGCGCTGATCACGCCGTGGAACTTCCCGACGGCAATGCTGACGCGCAAGCTCGGACCGGCCCTAGCGGCGGGCTGCACGGTGGTGTGCAAGCCGGCGGAGCAAACGCCGCTGTCGGCGTTGGAGCTGGGCGCGCTGTTGCAGGAGGCCGGGTTGCCGCCGGGCGTGGTCAATATCATCACCACGAGCGATCCGGTGCCCTTCAGCACCACCATCTTCGCCGACGATCGGGTGCGCAAGATCTCCTTCACCGGCTCGACCGAGGTTGGCAAGCGCTTGATCGAGCAGTCGGCGGCGGGAGTGAAGCGCCTGTCGCTGGAGCTGGGCGGCAACGCGCCCTTCATTGTCTTCGACGATGCCGATCTGGAGGCCGCCGTGGAGGGCGCGCTTGCCTCGAAGTTCCGCAACACGGGCCAGACCTGTGTCTGCGCCAACCGCATCTTTGTGCAGCGCGGTATCTATGCGCGCTTTGCCGAGCGCTTCACCGAGCGTGTGCGCGCGCTGCGCGTGGGCGACGGCCTGCAACCCGATGTGCAGATCGGTCCGCTGATCGATCAACAGGCGCTCGCCAAGGTGCGCCGCCATGTGGCGGATGCGGTGGAACACGGCGCGCAGGTACTGACCGGCGGCGCGCCTTACCAGGCCGAGGGGCTGCGTGGCGCCTTCTGGACGCCAACTGTCCTGGCCGAGGCGCGGCCCGACATGCTGGTGGCGCGCGAAGAGACCTTTGGACCGGTCGCGCCCTTGATTCCGTTCGACAGCGAAGATGAGGTGTTGCGGCTGGCCAACGACACCTCCTATGGTCTGGCGGCCTACTTCTACACGCGCGACGCCAGCCGTCTGTTTCGCGTCGCGGAAGGGTTAGAGTACGGCATCGTCGGCGCCAACGATGCACTGCCCTCGACGGCGCAGGCGCCCTTTGGCGGCTTCAAGCAGAGCGGCCTGGGCCGCGAAGGCGGACCGACCGGCATTGATGAATATTTAGAGATCAAATACGTCTCGATCGGCCTCTAG